In the genome of Nitrospira japonica, one region contains:
- a CDS encoding caspase family protein, translated as MKVPSCTRVILIALLLLWAGPLHDQAVGQSTGGTGGTKRALLIGINKYRAVPKLQGSLNDIDTMKQVLITRWGFPENHIRTLTDEQATRAGILAALNQFVGETGPQDTVYIHYSGHGSQVADLNGDEPEDNLDETLVPQDGRTGTIPDITDDELEAIFKRLPTARAFIVLDSCHSGTATRSLDIRTRSIPQDTRLDLYRPAPGSSDVRTRGGIQALPARYVLMTGAASHQEALDGPVEGRYHGFFSYALSRSLRSSPSSASPREVFRGVETELKRIQLHFGRASMPEPQLEAPPDLLETPLLGPSGAAGSAAGSSGPRLAWLEIKSAESGSMTLVNGLLLGAVPGSTWAIYPPGDTAFSPGRAIAIATVTQLAGQDAKATFQPADKKIPDHARAVAFLPAPTGDTIPIQVLEPAESKRKHIEEILTKYIPNVAIVGPEQSPRYLVQAHDKEMKLYAADGLQLVGTFAGDGDSWGTGLATVVSRSATASELLTLDNPSSQLRIDVRVASSPAPAKPSVGTRGIAVVAANTQPAKYRIRKSGKPRTSENSLQLEIRVSADSYLTVVDVDADGGVNLLFPNDYTKAGFYTDGYVRAGDTVLIPDSLQNGNRAGFYWDYAPPKGTDTVRVFSSTDLDTAHLLRQRIKNLQTAVPGKNGPAVGTRGVSAEIGGIRESLTTRATRGIVPVYDPTPHIPGQATSEPRPDPPMALPALANTEALVAIDAPVAPDPSPMAPSGPPPDWAATSIMIKVEG; from the coding sequence ATGAAGGTTCCCTCCTGCACCCGCGTCATCCTGATCGCCCTCCTATTGCTGTGGGCCGGCCCGCTTCACGATCAGGCCGTCGGCCAATCCACCGGAGGAACGGGCGGAACGAAGCGCGCACTGTTGATCGGCATCAACAAATACCGGGCCGTGCCTAAGCTGCAGGGTTCCCTGAATGATATCGACACGATGAAGCAAGTCCTCATCACCCGATGGGGATTTCCGGAAAATCACATCCGCACCCTGACGGATGAACAGGCCACGCGCGCGGGCATCCTGGCGGCGCTCAATCAGTTCGTCGGCGAAACCGGTCCCCAGGATACGGTGTATATCCACTATTCAGGACATGGTTCGCAGGTGGCCGATCTCAACGGCGACGAGCCGGAAGATAACCTCGACGAAACCCTCGTACCACAGGACGGACGAACCGGCACGATTCCCGACATCACGGACGACGAACTGGAAGCCATTTTCAAACGGCTGCCGACGGCCCGTGCGTTCATCGTGCTCGATTCCTGCCATTCAGGAACGGCCACGCGCTCGCTGGATATCCGGACCAGGTCTATACCTCAGGACACCAGACTCGACCTCTATCGGCCCGCTCCCGGATCCTCGGATGTGCGGACCAGAGGCGGAATTCAGGCGCTGCCGGCCCGCTATGTGCTCATGACGGGGGCCGCATCGCATCAGGAGGCACTCGACGGCCCAGTGGAAGGCCGGTACCACGGCTTCTTTTCCTATGCGCTCTCCCGGAGTCTCCGCTCATCGCCGTCTTCCGCATCTCCGCGGGAAGTCTTTCGCGGAGTGGAGACGGAACTCAAACGCATTCAGTTGCACTTTGGCCGTGCTTCGATGCCCGAGCCGCAACTGGAAGCGCCGCCGGACCTGCTCGAAACTCCGCTGCTGGGTCCATCGGGTGCAGCCGGATCGGCGGCCGGGAGCTCCGGTCCGCGGTTGGCTTGGCTCGAAATCAAGTCGGCCGAATCCGGATCGATGACGTTGGTCAATGGACTGTTGCTGGGCGCCGTACCAGGATCGACCTGGGCTATTTACCCGCCCGGGGACACGGCCTTTAGCCCGGGGCGCGCCATCGCGATCGCCACGGTCACCCAATTGGCAGGTCAGGACGCCAAAGCCACGTTCCAGCCGGCCGACAAGAAGATTCCCGATCATGCCCGCGCCGTGGCCTTTCTTCCCGCTCCGACCGGCGACACGATTCCCATTCAAGTTCTCGAACCGGCCGAGAGCAAGCGGAAGCACATCGAAGAGATTCTCACGAAATACATTCCCAACGTCGCGATCGTCGGACCGGAGCAGTCACCGCGCTATCTGGTCCAGGCGCATGACAAGGAAATGAAGCTGTACGCAGCCGACGGACTGCAATTGGTCGGGACGTTCGCCGGAGACGGCGACAGCTGGGGGACGGGTCTGGCCACGGTCGTGTCGCGCTCGGCCACCGCCTCGGAACTGCTCACCCTCGACAATCCGTCCTCTCAGTTGCGTATCGACGTACGGGTCGCCAGTTCGCCGGCACCGGCGAAGCCCTCCGTCGGTACTCGCGGTATTGCGGTCGTCGCCGCCAATACGCAACCGGCAAAATATCGCATCAGAAAATCTGGGAAACCGCGCACATCGGAGAACAGTCTGCAGCTGGAAATCAGAGTCAGCGCCGATTCCTATCTGACCGTGGTGGACGTGGATGCCGACGGCGGGGTGAATCTGTTGTTTCCCAACGATTACACCAAAGCAGGCTTCTATACCGATGGATATGTGAGGGCCGGCGACACGGTCTTGATTCCCGACTCGTTGCAGAACGGGAACAGAGCCGGCTTCTATTGGGACTATGCCCCGCCCAAGGGAACCGATACCGTCCGCGTCTTCAGCAGCACCGACCTCGATACGGCGCACCTGCTTCGCCAGCGCATCAAAAACCTTCAAACGGCGGTCCCTGGCAAGAATGGACCGGCGGTCGGCACTCGCGGGGTCTCCGCTGAGATCGGCGGCATTCGAGAAAGCCTGACGACCAGAGCCACACGCGGCATCGTGCCCGTCTATGATCCGACGCCTCACATACCGGGGCAGGCAACGAGTGAACCGCGACCGGATCCGCCCATGGCTTTGCCCGCCCTTGCAAACACCGAGGCTCTAGTAGCCATCGACGCGCCCGTCGCACCCGACCCGTCGCCGATGGCTCCGTCCGGTCCTCCACCAGATTGGGCTGCGACATCGATCATGATCAAGGTCGAAGGGTAA
- a CDS encoding anti-sigma factor yields the protein MNEPETLPAGVHQEAALLPWYANETLGEEDRQRVARHLESCLECRRELSEWADLGRSIHETYAAQPGPNPALAKAVFSKVAAEIRPAGRDAGRDDQRLTSFDRWLRPLFDVPWVPSLAAVLLAVQSGLLLWVTMPSDRHPISTRSVDSPAARFTVRFHDHATGAQIRDVVVRIHGRIVDGPNAEGTYVLEVKAADAAMSRQILNILRSQNGIIAHADAVTP from the coding sequence ATGAACGAACCAGAAACTCTACCGGCCGGGGTACACCAGGAAGCGGCCCTGCTTCCCTGGTACGCGAACGAGACGCTCGGGGAAGAAGACCGCCAGCGCGTCGCGCGACATTTGGAGTCCTGCCTCGAATGCCGGAGGGAATTGAGTGAATGGGCCGACTTGGGGCGGAGCATTCATGAAACGTACGCCGCCCAGCCGGGGCCGAACCCTGCACTGGCCAAAGCCGTGTTTTCCAAAGTCGCAGCGGAGATCCGGCCGGCCGGCCGGGACGCTGGTCGCGATGACCAACGCCTGACCTCCTTTGATCGCTGGCTCCGTCCGCTCTTCGATGTTCCGTGGGTGCCGTCTTTGGCGGCTGTTCTGCTCGCCGTGCAGTCCGGACTGCTGCTGTGGGTAACGATGCCATCCGATCGGCACCCGATCAGCACCAGATCGGTCGACAGCCCCGCCGCGCGATTCACCGTCCGTTTCCACGATCACGCGACCGGAGCACAGATCAGAGACGTGGTCGTACGGATCCATGGGCGCATCGTCGACGGGCCAAACGCCGAGGGTACGTATGTGCTCGAGGTAAAGGCGGCGGATGCCGCAATGTCCCGTCAGATCCTGAACATTCTCCGGTCGCAAAACGGCATCATCGCGCACGCCGATGCCGTGACCCCGTGA